TGCTCCGGTTCCTTCTACCGACGATTCCATCGACTGTTTTGTTGACGTTCCTCTCAATGACAACACATTTCTGACATGGTCATCATCAGCCCTGGCTGAGAAACGGGCATCATACTGAAAAATTACCAGTGCAATACATGAATTAGAAGTGGGGTGCTAAGAGGAGGAAATGTGACTTGATTGGATTGCTAGTGAAACTGCGAATGTAATGTGAAGATACATCATTGGAACGTATCGGCGCTACCGCTAGTTTCCTatttattcagaatttttcagtagttcattctttttttaaaaattgtattcatCTCGAACCATTTTCAACGTGTATTTTGCATTCCATCACGAAATCCCTAAGaatgattccattttttcagtattttacGAATCAGATTAAAATACTTCCATCTTGTACAGATTTTTTCGTAAATTACGAAATTATTCGATTATTTCTCGTTGTGAGCGTCTTTGAAAAGTCAAATACAAACAAGGGGAAatgattttgtgttttgtttattattatatttaaaaaaacatcgaTTCAATCGAGAATCGTTCGATTATTTAGTTGTGCTCGATTTGgccaccgctagatggcacgGCCTACTgtagaatctttttttattccagacTTCCAGTCGAAATTGCGAGATAACATGGCGGTCACCAAAGCACCCGGATTCATCAGTAAGTAAATGAATTACATAATTAGAAACTAGTTAAGATActattttcctttcatttggTGATAATCATACGCTGCTTTCTGTGATATAGACCAACTTCGTGCATCCTTGGGCCGTTTTGCGTACAACGCATCAGGCTTCAACAAATATGGTATGTTGTAGAATTTCCATATTTAACCTCTTAACAGTTTAGATACTTCGACTTTACTTAACTTTACGACATATTTTAGGTTTGATGCACGATGATGTGTTGTTTGAAACCCCTGATGTTGAAGAAGCTATTAGACGCTTGCCACAAAAGGTTGTAGATGACCGAAACTACAGAATTATGAGGGCTCTTCAGTACTCTGGTCTGAAGAAATATCTGCCCAGAGAACAATGGACTAAATATGAAGAGGTATACAACATTCTTTGATCAATTGAAACAGTTTTCTTAATGAATTATATTTGCTGCTGAATATAGGATGTTAAATACCTGCAGCCCTACCTGCAAGAGGTTATCAAGGAAAGGCAAGAAAAGGAATCTtgggaaaaattgttttaatccATTAAAACACTTTTAgtactgtaaaaaaaaatactgactCTGTCGGGAAATACAATTATTAGGTCAATTCATTCTCATATGATTCTTCTTGGTAGGCAAACAACTTTGGTACTAATAAATTGCTTCTGTTTCTCTTAACAAAAATGCAAAAGTTAATCTGTTCATCCTTTTATACTTCTCAGGCACTTAAATATTTGCCTGATTTGTATAAAATGTATGATGTACTGTCTAATATTTAGGCAACACATTTCTCTTGTTCTATCCATCACCTCATCCATATTGAATTATAGATGTTGTTAGACTTAAACACTAGAGCTTTCGCTTACactagaaattttaaaatttagctaTTTTGTTTAACTTCACGAATATGCATGTTTGAGACCGTGGCGTAGGAACCAAAAACCGAAAACgactgacatttttttaaggccatagtaattattttattttaaattcatttaaattcgtaatcgaatataaagaatcactaataacaaatttgatttgaatcaataaaaatataatttaaactaaatttcGTGATCGTGATTGGGCGGTAGATGGCAGTTCGAACGTTACTACAGGGTAAACATTGTGAAAATCCAATCGAGCTCTGTAGCGAGTAAAACGAACACGTTGTTACACAACGAACATTAAATTCAGTAGTGATAAAGAATTGTCGTTAATTTGTTATATAATATTGTTTCACAGAAATTAAGCTTAACTTCTGTTTGTTACGCATCAACTAGCATGTCGCGACGTAATTATGGAAGACAATACTTCAATCAACCCCAGCAAGTATGTTATTTGGTTTTGGAATTTTAGCTTCTTGTTGTTGGCAATAACTTATATATTTATCGAAGGCTCCTTACGGTAATGGGGATCTACCAGATATGACATTTGCTAGTTATACTCAGCCATATCTCTATCAAGATCACAGTTATGAATATTATGGTGTTCCCTACACTCCCAGTCCAAATGTTCACACAGCAAATTCCTACTGGTGTGGGGGAGGTTTAGGCTATGATTACAGTACTGTGGCTGCTGCACCATCTGTTGTTACCTCATCGTTTTCTTCAACCCAAAGTAGTTTTTCTCCAGATGCCCCAGAATTTGTTTCTCGACAATGTCAACAGATTACCGCTGGAGTTGAAAATGCCTCCCTACAACCCtctaccaagaagaagaagaagaagaaaaagaagaaaaccccaAGCATTAATACAGAATCCTCAAATTTGATTTGCAGTGGTGACGAAGAGAAAAGCAAAAGTGTACTGTCCaatgcaaatgaaaagaagTCATCCCTGCCAAAGAAATTAACTGGGTTTCAAGAACTACCAGAAGACAAGAAATATTTAGGAGTAAAGAGTTCTAGTAAAAATCAGTCATCAAAGGATACCAAAGTTGATTCATTACAAGAATATCCACCAAGAGACAAAACACATTTATCGGAATTAAAAACCCCGCAAATATTACCTAAGACTAAACCGTCGAAAGAATCTAAATCAGTCCGATTTCAAGAATCTGCCACAGAAGACAAAAGGTGTTTAGAAGTGAAAAATCCACAAATATCGACTACAGGCGAATCAAACAAGGGAATCGGTAGTTCATGGCCCAAACCTTTTACAAACATCACCAAGTCGCAAGAATGTATTAAAAAACCACCGAAAATGAGCTTCGCTGATAAATTAAAATCTCCTGTGCCTACCAAAAGTCCTTTCCTCGATTGGAGAGATCAGAGAACGAGTGCTGCCAATGCGCCTATCAAATTCAATACCAACATAACTGAAAGCGAAGAAAAGTTAATTAATCAACCTTCAATTTCCGCCACTGCTGATAAAGCTTTACCACCGCCAGCCACCGCGGAAGATGGATTTACGACGGTatcgagaaagaaaaccaaagataagaaaatcgaaaaagtACCAGAAGAGATAGCCAAATCTTTACCCACTAAAGTCAGCGTACCAGCGGAAGatgcaaagaagaaattagaaaaggaaagaaaaaagttacgagaaaaacaaaagaagaaacaagctCGCGAAGAAAAATTGCTTGCCGAAAAGCTGGCTCCTAAAGGCCAAAAGATTACCATAATCACACCCAAATTAATGGAACAGTTCTTGAAATCTGGCCGTAATGCAAACGCATTCAGTAAACCTGTTATGAAGCTGAGCGATGAAATGTTCCCTGCACTAGGAAAACGCGGAGGAAAAGGCAACGTCTCCGAGTCGGAATCTGAATGGGAGACGACCGAGATTGAAGTGGTCCAAAAAGAACCTGCAGTGCCTCCGCGAAATGTCAAGCGATCTGATCCCATAGAATTTGACTTGATGGCTTtgatcacaaagaaaaatacgaaaaagaaatctattCAAGTTCCTTCAAAGAAGGGCAAAAATCGACCGGGAATAGTTGCAAACGTACTTGACAGAAGCGCACCTACGTTAAGTCGTGGTAAAATTCGGAACAAAAAACGCAAGTTGAGCGAAATTCGCAAGGCGTTGCTGGTAGCAAAAGCTAAGAAGAAAATCGCCCGTGAATCACAATTATCCGCTATTCCGTCCAGTGGATCACGACCCCATATACTACACTCCAAAAAATTTCGAGAGTATTGCGATCAGATGTTGACGGATCAAATTGACCTTCTGGCAAGAGATATGCTTTATCATTTGCGAATGTTTCAAGACCGAGTTTTCAAAAAGGATCCCATCAAAGGTAAATATATCAATGTAACAGTAACTTCTAGTGTGAttgattaattcaattttaactTCATTTAGCTCGAATGAAGAAGCGTTTGGTAGCCGGATTACGAGAAGTGACGAAACAAGTCGAAAGAAATCGCGTGAAAATCATCTTTCTTGCCCCAGATATTCAACGTTGTCCGGAGACAGGTGGACTAGACGAAGCGGTGAAGCGACTACTGGACGCTGCCCGTAGACTCGACCTACCAATTGTCTATGCTATGTCACGTCGCAAATTAGGTCGTGTGCTCTTCAAGAAAGTGCCGGTATCTTGTTGTGGAATCCTGAATTATCAAGCCACTGAAGAGACCTGGAAACAGCTTACCGAAGCTGTTAGTCTTGCAAGGGAAAATTATCAACTAAAGCTTCAAGAGTTGGGTCTCGCTGTCGATTTGGcgggaaaagaaacgaaaactgatgatgaaaatataagaaatgaTGTTGATATTGCAGCTTTCActgtagagaaaaaaacggaccAAACAGATGCTCTTTTAGAACTGATGAAGCTTAGTCTGAAAGACAAACATTAAAAGTTGTTTGGTTTCTGTTGAGTGGTTAAGACTTCACCTTTCTACcagtttcttcatttgttttgataaTAAATATATGATGCAAttaaactatttatttttgattggaaAATGATACTCTTCTGTGCACTTGTAACAGCAAAGAGAAAGacgcttcttttatttccactGAGGCAGTGTCATAGTGAAAAGAACTGGGCGATCCGTCTCCAAATTCACAATGGGCTGATCGGTAAACATGTTTGACGTTGATATAAGGCCGCCAAATTCCAACTTCAAACAATCTagtaatattttaataatttaaataagtataatttaaacaacaaaattatttgtattacCCATGTCCCATTTTAATCCCGAGGATGTCACGTATGCAGGCTGGCCCAGAGGAATTAAACCACAGTAGTGATTAACAACTCTTTCATCAACATGTATTCTGTGCCGACCAGGATGTAGGACCCAGCTGATGGAATTGTGTGTAAGCAGGTACAGTGGTATTTCTCCTATTATATCGCGAGCTTGTTGCAGTGTATTTAGATTCGAAAGTATATGGTCCAGCCGGCCTGTGTTTTCACAGACTGCAATAATAGCATTCACCTATTAATAGTAATATTGTTTTGACTGCATCCTGCTGTAAGAAGTCCTTTTGTATTATATGGTGATGTACCTTCATTTCGCGAGAAGTAAGCTCTGCGTAAACGTGACGAACACATTTGTTGAAGTCAGTTTCATCCTGATCAGGCGTGTGAATTATTTTGGCTCCGTGCGTTTGGTAATACTTTAAACAGCGAGGTTCAGCCGAATCAAAGTCCCCAGTCACAAGGTCAGGAATAGGATTGTTTAAACCAATATCATTTTCCATTCCCTCAGAAAATTTGAACCAGATGTTGGTACCACCATCCACAGTAGCTCGAATAGATGCTATACAGTCATGTAAATGACAGAAAACTGTTATcaaattagaaaaaacaaacaaattatagGTTATAGTTACCTCGGTTCCATATCATAACAGTTGTATCTTTTGGAAATCCAATGGGTTGATTAAGGATCAGTAAGGCATATTTACTTCCTTTAGCTAACAAGTCTAAAGGATGC
This window of the Daphnia pulex isolate KAP4 chromosome 5, ASM2113471v1 genome carries:
- the LOC124195108 gene encoding selenocysteine insertion sequence-binding protein 2-like, with product MSRRNYGRQYFNQPQQAPYGNGDLPDMTFASYTQPYLYQDHSYEYYGVPYTPSPNVHTANSYWCGGGLGYDYSTVAAAPSVVTSSFSSTQSSFSPDAPEFVSRQCQQITAGVENASLQPSTKKKKKKKKKKTPSINTESSNLICSGDEEKSKSVLSNANEKKSSLPKKLTGFQELPEDKKYLGVKSSSKNQSSKDTKVDSLQEYPPRDKTHLSELKTPQILPKTKPSKESKSVRFQESATEDKRCLEVKNPQISTTGESNKGIGSSWPKPFTNITKSQECIKKPPKMSFADKLKSPVPTKSPFLDWRDQRTSAANAPIKFNTNITESEEKLINQPSISATADKALPPPATAEDGFTTVSRKKTKDKKIEKVPEEIAKSLPTKVSVPAEDAKKKLEKERKKLREKQKKKQAREEKLLAEKLAPKGQKITIITPKLMEQFLKSGRNANAFSKPVMKLSDEMFPALGKRGGKGNVSESESEWETTEIEVVQKEPAVPPRNVKRSDPIEFDLMALITKKNTKKKSIQVPSKKGKNRPGIVANVLDRSAPTLSRGKIRNKKRKLSEIRKALLVAKAKKKIARESQLSAIPSSGSRPHILHSKKFREYCDQMLTDQIDLLARDMLYHLRMFQDRVFKKDPIKARMKKRLVAGLREVTKQVERNRVKIIFLAPDIQRCPETGGLDEAVKRLLDAARRLDLPIVYAMSRRKLGRVLFKKVPVSCCGILNYQATEETWKQLTEAVSLARENYQLKLQELGLAVDLAGKETKTDDENIRNDVDIAAFTVEKKTDQTDALLELMKLSLKDKH
- the LOC124195103 gene encoding cytochrome b-c1 complex subunit 7-like is translated as MAVTKAPGFINQLRASLGRFAYNASGFNKYGLMHDDVLFETPDVEEAIRRLPQKVVDDRNYRIMRALQYSGLKKYLPREQWTKYEEDVKYLQPYLQEVIKERQEKESWEKLF
- the LOC124195114 gene encoding thiamin pyrophosphokinase 1-like; translated protein: MKLISDAFRLGRFLLSVPLKAVHWASFKVASDVIEWHPLDLLAKGSKYALLILNQPIGFPKDTTVMIWNRASIRATVDGGTNIWFKFSEGMENDIGLNNPIPDLVTGDFDSAEPRCLKYYQTHGAKIIHTPDQDETDFNKCVRHVYAELTSREMKVNAIIAVCENTGRLDHILSNLNTLQQARDIIGEIPLYLLTHNSISWVLHPGRHRIHVDERVVNHYCGLIPLGQPAYVTSSGLKWDMDCLKLEFGGLISTSNMFTDQPIVNLETDRPVLFTMTLPQWK